In Silene latifolia isolate original U9 population chromosome 3, ASM4854445v1, whole genome shotgun sequence, a single window of DNA contains:
- the LOC141649648 gene encoding uncharacterized protein LOC141649648, translated as MAKNKKGNPKISNNNSPNKNNKNPKNNNSSTTNTAQKSSSTPNNTQQTINKDNFEVGSTSCSRNENSAASVIQPFDLAQEAPDDDPVELEEEYVPVSRTNSASSVSDKVILKLDIEDVQSEIDYWTNAIFCYVLGANPPGYVLGGFLRRVWKFHDIDTVSTLANGICVVRFKDDASKQTVLRSGPVFFYNKPLVVKDWTPDVKMVKTDMEVVPIWIRFYGLDLKFWGLALNKIASLVGKPVRLDTATHTKSFLGYARIMVEVSMGQDFPDVIEFLDEMDVCHRQIVHYEWKPVKCTECSGMGHLAAVCRKKKEVVQNKGKARQEWRPKPVKPAQAPPVPPAAPIPVEIPLPTIDPTAIVTPMPVNGGILNTITPARIITKLLRQGPDKAQGRGEGRSFMDRMILSLGRSNGPATGVRRKTRVKTNNINKVKNGLNKHWQLLHNNDIKEGGRIWLMWDEQIYKVDLISKFAQVIHVRVTYMLNNFSWFLSMVYGFNKSHEREELWHVLSSLEFQDCVENRGLCDVASSGAFFTWNNKQAGEARVYSRIDRIMANDHWVMEGPEGSFSFLPEGLYDHSPCGHLEYSHPRFPYVSSGGVKLLKAPLKVLNREYFGQVETAAHLAEILLHTIQKKVHADPARRRSNKVLQIKNAHGTICDNNSSIEQAFLDYYVSLLGSDRAVSPVSKGVMAHGALVTESQAAVMIREITDAEIKDALFSIPPDKAPGPDGYTSQFFKDAFPVVGPDIIQAVKDFFRNGRLLQQLNATVLTLIPKKDKPETVMDFRPIACCNVLYKCITKILCTRLNEVLGNIISHNQTAFIKGRDIVDNVLICQDLVRLYNRKSCSPRALMKIDLRKAYDTIEWTFIKDVLVSLKFPETIVRWIMACVTSTSFSLSLNGNQFGYFHGKRGIRQGDPMSPLLFTLCMEYLSRILAVVTAKQGFNFHPLCRSLHLSHLCFADDLLLFSRGDCFSIKILLRALKTFEVASGLAVNHDKSELFMNGICPEDKVKILLFSNFTLGVFPFSKHHGGWVFLTIFDWNKASIAKFTWWIASKQDHLWIKWVNAIYIKHNPWWNYQPSLQSSWSWRQICKIKDIFKPGYSNDLWVSGDYSVQKGYEWLHSDAVRVPWWPMVWNNLNVPKHSFIFWLYALNRLSTRDRLVAHGICSETVCVLCQQEDECRTHLFFHCAFSRRCLHLVQEWLQFDMGDNEPLLWCSSWRCPFLFQKQVTFAGIASLIYHLWEARNRCRMEGILPTPGFLFGRIKQDVIGRALNKLAKCKTRVGSNWLTSVGITS; from the exons ATGGCTAAAAATAAGAAAGGTAATCCTAAGATTTCTAACAATAATTCAcctaataaaaataacaaaaatccaaaaaataatAATAGTTCAACAACTAATACTGCACAAAAATCTAGTAGTACGCCAAATAATACACAACAAACGATTAATAAGGATAACTTCGAAGTTGGTTCTACGAGCTGTTCGCGGAATGAGAATTCTGCTGCTTCTGTGATTCAACCGTTTGATCTGGCTCAGGAAGCACCTGATGATGATCCTGTTGAATTAGAGGAGGAGTATGTTCCTGTTTCTCGGACCAATTCAGCGTCGTCAGTATCTGATAAGGTAATACTCAAATTAGATATTGAGGATGTTCAATCGGAAATTGATTACTGGACCAATGCTATTTTCTGTTACGTGTTGGGTGCTAACCCTCCTGGTTACGTTTTGGGTGGTTTCTTACGTAGAGTGTGGAAATTTCATGATATTGACACAGTTTCAACGCTTGCTAATGGTATTTGTGTTGTTCGATTTAAGGATGATGCTAGTAAGCAAACTGTTTTGAGATCAGGACCAGTTTTCTTTTATAACAAACCTCTGGTTGTCAAGGACTGGACTCCTGATGTTAAAATGGTTAAAACTGACATGGAGGTTGTACCTATCTGGATTCGGTTTTATGGTTTGGACTTAAAATTCTGGGGTTTAGCGCTGAATAAAATCGCCAGTCTAGTTGGTAAACCTGTCAGACTTGACACTGCTACTCATACTAAGTCATTCTTGGGCTATGCCAGGATTATGGTTGAGGTGAGCATGGGACAAGATTTCCCTGATGTTATCGAATTTTTGGATGAAATGGATGTTTGTCACAGGCAAATAGTCCATTATGAGTGGAAACCTGTGAAATGTACTGAATGCTCAGGCATGGGACATCTAGCTGCTGTTTGTAGGAAGAAAAAGGAAGTGGTTCAAAACAAAGGTAAGGCAAGGCAGGAATGGAGACCTAAGCCAGTAAAGCCAGCTCAGGCCCCTCCAGTTCCTCCTGCTGCACCTATACCTGTGGAGATACCACTTCCCACAATTGATCCTACAGCTATAGTTACTCCTATGCCTGTTAATGGAGGGATACTGAATACCATCACTCCTGCCAGAATTATTACTAAGTTGCTGAGGCAAGGGCCTGACAAAGCTCAAGGTAGGGGTGAGGGTAGGTCGTTCATGGATAGAATGATCTTAAGTCTGGGCAGGAGTAATGGACCTGCTACTGGGGTTAGGAGGA aaactagagtcaaaactaataatattaataaggtgAAGAATGGGTTGAATAAGCATTGGCAGTTACTTCACAATAATGACATTAAAGAAGGGGGTAGAATTTGGCTTATGTGGGATGAGCAGATCTATAAGGTGGATCTGATCTCTAAATTTGCTCAAGTTATTCATGTGAGGGTGACTTACATGCTCAATAACTTCTCCTGGTTTCTGTCTATGGTGTATGGTTTCAACAAAAGCCATGAGAGGGAGGAATTATGGCATGTTCTAAGTTCTTTAG AATTTCAAGACTGTGTTGAGAATCGTGGCTTGTGTGATGTGGCTTCCTCTGGTGCTTTCTTCACGTGGAATAACAAGCAAGCTGGTGAAGCTAGGGTGTATAGCAGAATTGATAGAATTATGGCTAATGATCATTGGGTGATGGAGGGACCTGAGGGTAGCTTCTCTTTCCTACCTGAAGGGCTCTATGACCACAGTCCTTGT GGGCATCTGGAGTACTCCCATCCAAGGTTTCCCTATGTTTCAAGTGGTGGTGTGAAGCTTCTTAAAGCTCCATTGAAGGTTCTGAATAGGGAGTATTTTGGTCAAGTTGAGACTGCAGCTCATCTTGCAGAGATCCTGTTACATACCATTCAAAAGAAGGTTCATGCTGATCCTG CCAGAAGAAGAAGTAATAAAGTGCTGCAGATTAAGAATGCTCATGGGACCATCTGTGACAATAACAGTTCCATTGAACAAGCTTTCCTTGACTACTATGTTTCTTTACTGGGCAGTGACAGAGCTGTGAGTCCAGTTTCTAAGGGAGTTATGGCACATGGGGCTTTGGTTACTGAGAGCCAGGCTGCTGTAATGATAAGAGAAATCACTGATGCAGAAATCAAGGATGCTCTATTTTCCATACCACCTGATAAAGCTCCTGGACCGGATGGCTATACTAGTCAATTCTTCAAGGATGCCTTCCCTGTGGTTGGTCCTGACATCATCCAGGCTGTTAAGGATTTCTTTAGGAATGGTAGACTCCTTCAGCAATTGAATGCCACTGTTCTCACTCTCATTCCCAAGAAGGATAAACCTGAAACTGTAATGGATTTCAGGCCCATTGCATGCTGCAATGTGCTTTATAAATGCATCACCAAGATTTTATGCACCAGATTGAATGAAGTCCTGGGCAATATCATTAGCCACAACCAAACTGCTTTTATAAAAGGAAGGGATATTGTTGACAATGTCCTTATTTGTCAGGACTTAGTCAGACTCTACAATAGGAAAAGTTGCTCTCCTAGGGCTCTAATGAAAATAGACCTTAGGAAAGCTTATGATACCATTGAATGGACCTTCATCAAGGATGTGCTAGTGAGCTTGAAGTTCCCTGAAACTATTGTGAGATGGATAATGGCATGTGTGACCTCCacttctttctctctttctttgaATGGGAATCAGTTTGGTTACTTCCATGGCAAAAGGGGGATCAGACAAGGGGATCCCATGTCTCCCCTCCTGTTTACCCTTTGCATGGAATATTTGTCTCGTATCCTGGCTGTTGTGACTGCTAAGCAAGGCTTTAATTTCCACCCCCTCTGTAGAAGCTTACATTTAAGTCATCTTTGTTTTGCTGATGACCTCCTGCTTTTCAGTAGAGGGGATTGCTTTTCCATCAAAATTTTATTGAGGGCCCTCAAAACTTTTGAAGTTGCTTCTGGTCTTGCTGTCAACCATGACAAGTCTGAACTCTTCATGAATGGAATTTGCCCTGAGGACAAAGTCAAGATCCTGCTGTTCTCCAATTTTACTTTAGGGGTCTTCCCTTTCAG TAAGCACCATGGGGGTTGGGTTTTCTTAACTATCTTTGATTGGAACAAGGCTAGCATAGCTAAGTTTACCTGGTGGATTGCTAGTAAGCAAGACCACCTTTGGATTAAATGGGTCAATGCCATTTATATTAAGCATAACCCCTGGTGGAATTATCAACCTTCTTTGCAGTCTAGTTGGTCTTGGAGACAAATCTGCAAGATCAAAGACATATTCAAACCAGGGTACAGCAATGACTTGTGGGTCTCAGGTGATTATTCTGTACAGAAAGGATATGAGTGGCTCCACTCTGATGCAGTTCGAGTTCCCTGGTGGCCTATGGTTTGGAATAACCTGAATGTTCCAAAACATTCTTTTATTTTTTGGCTGTATGCTCTCAATAGATTATCCACTAGAGATAGGCTTGTGGCACATGGCATCTGTTCTGAGACTGTGTGTGTACTCTGCCAGCAAGAGGATGAATGCAGAACTCATCTCTTCTTCCACTGTGCTTTCAGCAGACGTTGCCTGCACTTGGTTCAGGAATGGTTACAGTTTGATATGGGGGATAATGAGCCTTTATTGTGGTGTTCCAGTTGGAGGTGTCCTTTTTTGTTTCAGAAACAGGTTACTTTTGCGGGGATTGCTAGTCTCATTTATCACCTGTGGGAGGCTCGTAATAGATGTAGAATGGAAGGGATCCTGCCCACACCTGGTTTCCTTTTTGGCCGTATAAAGCAAGATGTCATTGGTAGAGCTCTTAACAAACTTGCTAAGTGTAAAACGAGAGTGGGGTCTAATTGGTTAACTAGTGTAGGTATTACTAGTTAG